From Chloracidobacterium thermophilum B:
GCAGGCACTTACCGGCAGCCCCCCGGTTGGCCCGGAGACCAGTCGGGAAACCGCTGGTACAACCCTTTCCCGCGAGCGCCACCGCTGTGGTGCTCCGACCAAAAAAGGCACCCCCTGCCAGCGGTGGGTCAGTGGTGCCACGGGCTACTGCTGGCAACACCGGAAAGACTGAAATGGCACACCGGGCGTACCCGACCACTGAGTTTGAAGCGCCCTACTGGGCCAGGGGACTGAACCATATTGCCGGTGTGGACGAAGCCGGGCGTGGCGCCTGGGCCGGCCCTGTCGTCGCCGCGGCCGTGGTGCTCAACCCGGAGACCATCCCGGCCGGGCTTCAGGATTCCAAGCAACTGACGCCAGCGCAACGGGAACGGCTTGTCCCCCGGATCGAAGCCGCGGCCTATGGCATCGGCATCGGTGTCGTGGAGGCGGCGGTCATTGACCGCATCAACATCCTGGAAGCCACCCGGCAGGCCATGCAGCAGGCGCTGGCGGCGCTGTCTTCCCGACCGGATGTACTGCTCCTCGACGCCCTCTCCCTTCCGAACGTCCCCATCCCTCAACAGTCGGTCGTGCAGGGCGACGCGCGCTCCGTCTCGATTGCCGCCGCTTCCATCATCGCCAAGGTGTACCGTGACCGGCTCATGGAGAAGCTTGATGCCCAATACCCCATGTATGGTTTTTCACGTCATAAAGGGTATGGGACGGCCTACCATCAGCAGCAACTTCGCCGTTGTGGCCCCAGCCCCGTTCACCGGCTGACCTTTCGGGGCGTCGTCCCCGCCTCCCCTGAAACCAATCCTTAACTTTTTGATTCCAGACAAGTTAGAATAGATCACCCCCAACTTTCCGGCGTTTGACACGGTATATTCTTTGTGATACCGTCACCCACCTATCAGCCTTGAGCTTCTATCGTCGCAATATCTTTCAGCGGCGTTTACCGCGACGGGAGCCACGCCATGTCCTATACAAAAGCCAACGATTTACGAAAAGCCGAGAAGCTCGTTCAACAAGGCAAAGTCAAGCTTGCGATCAAGGAGTATGAAAACCTGGTCGCATCGAATCCGGGCGACACCAATTTGCTCAACATTCTTGGCGATTTGTATGTCCGGGACGGGCGGAATGACGATGCCATTATCACCTTTGTCAAGTTGGCTGAAGCGACGCTGCGCGATGGGCACACGCCGCGGGCAATTGCGGTGTACAAGAAAATCTACAAACTGGCTCCCGGTAACGCCGATGTCGCGCTGAAGCTGGCGGAACTGTACATTCGCCAGAATCTGATTGTCGAAGCGCGCAAGCAGTACCTTGAACTGGCCGATTACTACACCAAAAATGGCCGCAGTCAGCAGGCGCTTGAACTCTTGCAGCGCGTTGCCGATCTCGATCCCGAAAATGTCCCTGCCCGGTTGCGCCTTGCCGAGAATTACCAGCGGGAAGGTATGACGGAGAAGGCGATTGAGGCCTACATTGCAGCCGGCTCACAGCTTATTCGCAAATCCAGCTTGGCTGAAGCCCAGCAGGTTTTCCAGCGCGTCCTCGAACTCAACCCCATGAGCACCCCTGCCCTCAACTCTCTGGCTACGATTTACATCAAGCAGGGTGATCCCGGCCGGGCGGTTGAGCTGCTCGACAAGGTGGTGCGACAACGCCCGGACGACACCGACCTGCTCATCCTCAGCGGACGCATCTACCTTCAGGCCGAGTTGCTGGAAGAGGCTGAAAAAGCGCTGCTCAAGCTCCTCAAAGTGGATAAAACCCGCTTTGAATACGTTTTGACACTGGCCCAGAAATTCGCCGAACGCGGTTATCACGACCGGGCTGTAAGCCTGATCGAGCAGTGCGTTGAGCCGATGGTCACCCGGCGGCAGGAAACGCGCGGCGTGGAACTGCTCAAATCCATTCTTGAAACTGAGCCATATCACGTTGCGGCTCATCAGTGTCTGGTGCTGCTCTACAAGCGACTCGGCGAAAGCAATGAGCTGTTGGGAGCACTCAAAGCCTTGGCCCATGCAGCTCGGCACCATCACAAGCGCGACATCGCCGAACAGGCACTTAGGGAACTCATTGAACTGGAGCCGAATGAGCCAGCCCATCTGGAACTGATGCAGGCCTGGGGCTTCACGAGCACGGTCAGCCCGACCATCGCTGAACGGGACCGTTTGATCAACGCTCCGGTGTACGCCGGTGGCGTTGGACAGCGCGTGGAGTTCGTTGATATTCCGACGGTAAATCAACCCCTTACACCAACCGCCGGACCAGCGAACGACTTTGGCTACACCTCCGGGTCAGGTTTTCAACCCCAAGAAACACTGGCCTACCATCCGTCTGGAGCACCTGGCTTTGGCTTTGGTGGGACGACTGGTGGTTGGACGGACTTTACTTCGCCAGCTTCGGGAAACTTTACCCCACAAGCGCCGGGAACCGGCTTTGAAAGCGGGTTCAACGGCATGCAAAGCGGCGGTTTTGGCGTGCAGGGCAGCAGCGGCATGGGGACTCCGGGCGGCAGCTTCGGGCCATTTGGCACGCCTCCACCGCCGGTCGGCGGCTATGTCCCACCCGCAACTGAGGTGCTCCCGGAAGAGGCGCGGCGGCTCAAAGGCGATGCCGAGCGTTTTGCCAACCTGGGTATGCCGGATCAGGCTATCCACCTGCTTCACGAAGCCGTCCAGCAGGCACCACACAGCATTGAGCTGCGGCTGCTTCTCAAACAGCTTTACACCGACATCGGACAGCCACAGGAAGCTGCCCAACAGGCGACAGTCCTCGCCTCACTGTATGCCCAACAGGGGGATTACGCCCAAAGCCAACGTTTCCAGCAGGAAGCCCAGCAGGCAGCCGGTTCCATCCCAGCCGGAGGGAGCTTTGACCTGTCATCCGCAACTGTCAGTTCACCACCGCCATCAGGTGGGGATGAAGTCGAGATAGACATCAGCGGCGAGGTACAGGCCCCGGCACCGGCCCCCTTCGCCGCCTCAGCCCCGTCCAGCACCAGCAGTCCGGCCGGCAGTGATTTTGGCTACACGAGCGGCGATGGCTTCGTCATTCCGACTGACGCGATTTATTCCGGCCCAGCCCATTTTCCGGCAACGCAGCCGCCGGAAGAACCATTCACGGTTCAGGTTCCAACCTTTGACCTGCGCAAGGATCAACCCGGCGAAGTTTCTGTCTCCATGACAGAAGAAAAATTGCGTGAGCAGTTGGAGGGCGTGAACTTTTACATTGAGCAGGGGTTCTATGACA
This genomic window contains:
- a CDS encoding ribonuclease HII, with product MAHRAYPTTEFEAPYWARGLNHIAGVDEAGRGAWAGPVVAAAVVLNPETIPAGLQDSKQLTPAQRERLVPRIEAAAYGIGIGVVEAAVIDRINILEATRQAMQQALAALSSRPDVLLLDALSLPNVPIPQQSVVQGDARSVSIAAASIIAKVYRDRLMEKLDAQYPMYGFSRHKGYGTAYHQQQLRRCGPSPVHRLTFRGVVPASPETNP
- a CDS encoding tetratricopeptide repeat protein, whose translation is MSYTKANDLRKAEKLVQQGKVKLAIKEYENLVASNPGDTNLLNILGDLYVRDGRNDDAIITFVKLAEATLRDGHTPRAIAVYKKIYKLAPGNADVALKLAELYIRQNLIVEARKQYLELADYYTKNGRSQQALELLQRVADLDPENVPARLRLAENYQREGMTEKAIEAYIAAGSQLIRKSSLAEAQQVFQRVLELNPMSTPALNSLATIYIKQGDPGRAVELLDKVVRQRPDDTDLLILSGRIYLQAELLEEAEKALLKLLKVDKTRFEYVLTLAQKFAERGYHDRAVSLIEQCVEPMVTRRQETRGVELLKSILETEPYHVAAHQCLVLLYKRLGESNELLGALKALAHAARHHHKRDIAEQALRELIELEPNEPAHLELMQAWGFTSTVSPTIAERDRLINAPVYAGGVGQRVEFVDIPTVNQPLTPTAGPANDFGYTSGSGFQPQETLAYHPSGAPGFGFGGTTGGWTDFTSPASGNFTPQAPGTGFESGFNGMQSGGFGVQGSSGMGTPGGSFGPFGTPPPPVGGYVPPATEVLPEEARRLKGDAERFANLGMPDQAIHLLHEAVQQAPHSIELRLLLKQLYTDIGQPQEAAQQATVLASLYAQQGDYAQSQRFQQEAQQAAGSIPAGGSFDLSSATVSSPPPSGGDEVEIDISGEVQAPAPAPFAASAPSSTSSPAGSDFGYTSGDGFVIPTDAIYSGPAHFPATQPPEEPFTVQVPTFDLRKDQPGEVSVSMTEEKLREQLEGVNFYIEQGFYDIARDNLTKLSLDFPNHPEILALLAKVQAPVQPKASEPTLKSLAVPTDAPAEVPVSKPESIGSLMNGLVSELEKALEELEMGHFDAPAVTNLSTKPEAATDKTPTGPLFLGESGLQDVFDEFKQSVEVDTEATPDFETHYNLGLAYKDMDLFDEAIEEFQTAFRGTDPNSPDPHYFQVCNMLGLCFMAKNEPQLATVWFKRGVEAPGRTEDEYQAMRYDLGLAYEQMGRYDQALEVFEMVYAVDINYREVAEKLAELRRRVKH